In the genome of Acidovorax sp. 69, the window GATGTGGGCGCTGCATTCGCGCAGGTAGGCGTCTTGGCGGAAGAGGTCTTGGGTCATGCGGTGATGGTAGCGGGATGGCTGGCGGCCCGTGGGCGCAGGGGCTCCCGGGCGGGGCTCCACGTATCTGCCCAGGTGATGCCCCGTTGCGCTGCGACTACCATTGCTGCATGACCGCTGCCACTGCGCCCCAACCCCCATCCCCCGCCTTGCCTTCGCACTTCTGGGCCGACCTGTCCACCCGCGACTTCGCTGTGCTGAAGAGTTCGGGCCAGGCCGATCAGGTGGTGGCAGTATTGCCTGTGGCCGCCGTCGAGCAACATGGCCCGCACCTGCCGCTGTCGGTGGATGCCACGCTGCTGCAGGGCGTGGTCGATGCTGCGCTGCCGCTGTTGCCCGCTGACTTGCCCGTGCTGTTCTTGCCCCCGCAGAACGTGGGCCTGAGCCCCGAGCACATTCGCTTTCCCGGCACGCTCACGCTGTCGCCCGCCACGGTGATCGCGCTGTGGACGGAGATCGGCGAGTGCGTGGCCCGCGCGGGCATTAAGAAACTTCTGCTGTTCAACGGCCACGGCGGCCAGGTGAGCGTGATGGACATCGTGGCGCGCGAGTTGCGCACGCGCTGCGACCTCATCGTCTACAGCGCCAGTTGGTTCAGCCTGCCGCTGCCCGACGCGGTGGCCGGGCAATTCAGCGCGCAGGAGCACCGCTTTGGCATCCACGCGGGCGAGATCGAGACATCGATGATGCGGCACCTCGCGCCCGCCACGGTGCATATGGAGCACGCTCGCGACTTCCGCTCCACGTCGCAAGACCGGTCGGAGCAGTACGCCATTTTGGGCAACGGCAAGAGCGCCAAGCTGGGCTGGCAGATGCAGGACTACCACCCGGCTGGGGCCGTGGGCAATGCTGCTGCGGCCACGGCCGACAAGGGGCGGGCGGTGGTAGAGGCTGCGGCGGTGCAACTGGTGGCGCTGCTGCGGGAGCTGCAGGCGCTGCCGTTGTCGACCCTGGCAAACGGGCCAGACCTGCGTTGAACCAGTTTGCTACTCTTTCAATAGCTGCTAGCGCATGATCCACTAGCGCCTGTGGCCAGAAAGGCCAAAATTTTGGCACTCAGGCGTGTGTGACCCACTGCGCGTGCTCCAGTTCGTTCAGATGCGGCAGCGTGTTGAACGTCTGCAGCATCAACCGCTTGGGCGCAATCGAGAACTCCGTCACCGCGCTGTTGCGGATGCGCATGTTCAGCGCAATCGTCACCTCGGGCGCGGTGCCCAGCACCTCGCCCACCGCGGTAGAGATAGGGCCGCCGCTGCTCACCAGCAGCACGTTCTGGCCCGCGTGCTGGTGGCGCACATGGTCTAGCGCGGCGCGCACACCGGCTGAAAACTCGTTCCACGTTGGCATGCCCTGGGGGCTGATGACGCCGGCCATCCACTGCGCCAGCGCATCACACAGGATGCGAAAGTGAGCGCGGTACAACTCGGGTGTGTCGGCCTTGCCAAGAGGTTGGGGGTGGATGGCTGCGATCAGCGCGTGGCTGTCGTATTCGTTCAGGCCTGGCAACTGCAGCACCGTGGGTGTGATCTGCAAGCCCTCGGCAATACCTTCCAGAGTTTGTGTGTGGCGGCGCAGGGTGCCGGTGATGACCGCATCAAACTGCATGCCCCGAGCGCGCCAGTGTTCACCCAGGCGCACCGCCTGCTGCCGGCCCAGAGGGCTGAGCTGGTCGTAATCTGCAGCGCCAAACGAGGCCTGGCCGTGGCGCACAAGATAGAGGGTTCCCATGCGTCGAATTGTGATGAACGAGGCGCATGGCGCTTGTCGCTATTGCGACCAATGCTATCAATTTTGGTGTTTTGATGCTGCGTTGCAGCAGTTGATGTGCGCACCAAAAGGATAGCTTGCAAGATCGCTAGCGGGCCCTTAGCGCAGCATCAGCCACACCCACAGGCCGCACCAACCGCCCATGCCGATCACGATGGCTCGCCCGCGCCAGCCGCCGTGCTTCCAGTAGTGGCCCAGCCACCCCGGGCTCCAGGGACTGTCAGCCATGTGCATCTGGGGCAGCCGATTGATGACGTTGCGGCGCAGCGCCTCTTCGTCAAACAGCGCCTCGCCATGGAGCCGCAATGGCACGGCGCTCAGGCCGATCAGGAGTTGTTGGCGTGTGCAGGTCACTTGGTGGGCGGGGGCCTGGTAGTGTTTTTTGCCCACCCGGGCCTGGATCTGCTCGCCATCGGTGCCAATGCGCATGCCCTCCAGCGCCTTCAGTCTGCGCCGGACGGCCATGGAAGGAATCAGCGGCAGCAGTGCCAGCGCGGCAAAGGCATAGGGCATCCAGGGTGCGCAGGACTTGCCCGGGGCGCAGTCGTGCTGATAGAACTGGGGCCAGGCCCAGTAGATCAATGCGCCTATGGCCAGGAACACGGCGGCGTCTGTGATCAGCAGCATGCGGCGGCGTGTGCGGGTGCTGCCGGGCAGCGCTTTGACCATGGTCACACGGCCACGCTCCAGGGGGCGTGCTGTGGTGGGCACCGCCGAGGGGCTGGTGGGGGCTGTGTGGTTGCCTTGCGCGGTCTTTTCTGCCGGATGGGCTCGCCAGGCCGTGCCGCGCAACTGCCGAAATTCGCCCGCCTTCCAGGCCAGCCACGCGGCCATCAGCATCAGCACGCCAATGCTGCTCATCAGCAGCGTGGGCATGCGGTGCGCCCATTGCGCCTGGTTGCGGGCGGTTTCCAGCTCTGCCTGAAAACTGGCATCGCCAAATGGTCCCAGCACACGGCCATACAGGTCGAGCCTGCGTACGAGGAAATGGGTCATGTCGGTCAGCAGCATGTGTTGCTGGAACAGGGCGATGGCGTTCGGGTCCTGTTTGGGGGCGAGTGGAATCACCCGCTCGGCCTGCCACTGGGGGTTCATGATGAGCAGGTCGGCGTTCTGCATGTTGGGGCCGGCCACCAGCACCCACAGTTGTCCGTGTGGGGCCTGCGCCATGGCGAACGGGAATGAGCGCCCCGGACGAAGCTCCGCATGCGCAATCGGGTGCTGCTGCCGTTCTGTCTTGCCGCCTGGGCCGGTGCGCAGCTGCACGATTTCGTGGCGGTTGGTGTTGGCGACCCACATCGCGCCTCCCACCTGCAAGGTCTGGTTGGGGAAACGCATGCCGTCGGCCTCGGTGCGTGCCAGGGTGTAGCGGGCGGTGATGGCATCGCGCCGGTACACCATCACGCGGTGGTGGGAGGCGTCGGACACGGTGATTTCTGACTCGTCGGGACTCACCCGCACCCACCGGTAGCTTCTGCGGGTGTCCAGGTCTGCCAGCTCCACTGGCAGGCACTGGCGCTGCTGCAGATCGCACCGGTGTACTCGGCTTTCGTCATGTACCCAGGCGACATGCTCCTGGGTGAACTGCAGGCTGGTCGGGCTGCCCGAAATTTTCAGATCGCGCAGGGGGATGTGTTGCAGCCGCTGGCCTGCAGCGTTGAATTGGTGGAGCGCACCGTGGCTTTCGATCCAAAGAGTCTCGCCTTGCACGGCGGGTAGCCGGGGGCCAAAGGGGCCGGGTGCCGACAACCCTTGGTACACGAACGCGAGAATCAGGAGACACTGCAACGCGATGACCGCGCGCAGGCCCCAGCGATAGCCGGACGATGGTTGGCTTGCCATGGACACTCCCTCAACGGATTTGTAATGTCACTGCATTTTGGGCAGTTGCAGCGTGAGGGGCATTGTCCAGCAGGCGCCTAGCTGCTGGCGAGCGTCTTGGCAAACATCGGCGCGTCCACGTTGCCGCCTGTCAACGCCAGGCCCACATGTTGGCCCTGGAGCTGCTCTCGCTCCTGCAACGCCGCCGCCAGCGCCGCCGCGCCCGCGCCTTCGGCCACATTGTGCGTGTCGGTGAACAGGGCGCGCATGGCGGCGGCCACTTCGGCGTCGCTCACCTGCACGATGTGGTCGATGTGCGGGGCCATCACGGCCAGGGCTTCGGGGTCGGCCACGCGGCACGCCATGCCGTCGGCGAGCTGGGTGGTGACGGGTGCCTCGACCACGTGGCCTGCGGCCAGTGAATCGGCATAGGTGGTGGCGTGGCTGCTGACCACGCCCACCACGCGCACCGGGTGCTGCAGCGCCCGCTTGGCCGCGATGGCCGAGCACGCGCCCGAGCCCTGGCCGATGGGCACATACACCACGTCCAGCTGCGGCACGGCGCGCAAGAACTCCCACCAGTAGGTGCTCACGCCGCGCAGCAGGTCGGGGTGAAAGCTGGGCACCATGTGCGCGCCGCGCTCTTGGGCAAGCTGCATGGCGTGTTCCCGCGCTTCCTGAAAGTCGGTGCCGTGCTCGATGAGCGTGACGCCCAGGGCACGCATGGCGGCGTTCTTTTCGACCGAGTTCCCGCGCGGCACGACGATGGTGCAGGCCACGCCGTGGCGGCGCGCGGCCCAGCCCATGCTCTGGCCGTGGTTGCCGCGGGTGGCGCTGATGACTTCAGCGGGCAGGGCGCCACGTTGCGCAAGTTGGTCAAAGTAGGTCAGCCCGCCACGGATCTTGAACGCGCCCACGGGTGTGTGGTTCTCGTGCTTGAGCCAGCAGTCGGTGCCCAGGCGTTCGCTGAGCAGTGCCCAGCGGTACTGGGGGGTGGCCGCAAAGTCGCGGTACACGACCTCTGCGGCTGCTTCGATGTTGGCCAGGGTGGGCAGCAGGGTGGTGGGGTCCAGAGGCGTTTTCATGCGGTGGCTTTCTTCTCAGTGGAAGGACGACAAGGTGACGGGGCCGCGCGGCGTGGCGAACTGCGCGCTGAGCCGGGGGGCGTCACCGGCCGTGACTGCGACCTGGGGCGCAACGCCGATGGCTTCGCACGCCGCCTGCAGCGTGGCCGACTGTAGGTGCTGCAGCGTGAGTTGCTGCAGTTGCACGCCGCTGGCGGGCAGGCTGCTGCACGGGTGCACGGCGCCCCACTGGATGAGGGTGGGCAGGCAGCCGTCCATCAGGCGCAGGCCGTCGTCGCGCACAGTGATCTGCCATTGCAGCAGTCCGTTCGGTGTGGGGCGGCTGGCGGTCACGATGGCGCCGCGTTCGATGTCTTGCGCAGACAGTGCGGCGCACCGCTCGGCCACGTCGGGCACGCTGGCCACCCAGTGGATGAGCTGCGGGCCGTGATCCGCCACCTGCTGTTGCAAGGTGATGTCGTCCATGTCAAACCAGCGTCTAGCGCTTGATGGTATTGCGGGAGCAGCTCCTGGGTTGATAGCAATGATCTCCAGATAGGCATGCGGATGTGCCGGGCTGGAAATATTGAAGATGCGGTTGTGCGTGCCCATCAGCGGGTGTTCGCCGCCCGCTGTGGGTGTGAAGCCCAGGGTGCGTTCGCACCAGGTCACGCCGGTGGCCAGGTCCGCAGCCAGTACGACCAAATGGTCGACGCAGGGTGTTTGCAGGGCGGTGGTAGGGGTCACAGCAGCACCTCGCCTGACACGCAGGTGACTGAGCTGCCGCCGACCCAGATGGTGTCACCGTCCTGTTCCACATAGACCCGCCCCGCGCGGTCCAGGCAGGTGCCTTGGGCTGCCACGTATTGCGTGGGGGCCAGCCCTGCGCCGATGAGCCACTGGGCCAGCGCGGCGTTCAGGCTGCCGGTCACGGGGTCTTCGGCCAGGCCGTTGTTGCCCGGGAAAAAAGCGCGCACTTCAAAGGCAATGCCCTCGGCGTCGGTGCTGCCGATGACCCCCACCTTGCCGCGTGGGCCCACCACGCCCACGTCCAACCCGGCCAGGATGGCGCCATCCGGCTTGAGTGCCAGCACCTGTTCACTGCTGCGCAGCATCACGCCACGCCAGTGGGGGCCGTTGTCGCACCAGGCATGGTGCAGGATGTCGCTGCGCGCCACACCCAGGCCGTGTGCGATCAAAGCCACATCGTCCTCGGCCAGCGGGCCGCTTTGGATCAATGGCGGCGCGGCAAAAGCCAGGCGGTCACTGCCCTGCCGCAGCGCGACCAGGCCCACGCCACATTCCTGCACGACCCGGCCCGCCGCCTGGGGCTTGCCACCGGCCTGCAGCCAGGCATGGCAGGTGCCCAGCGTCGGGTGACCGGCGAAAGGCAGCTCGCGCCCGGGGCAGAAAATGCGCACGCGGTAGTCGGCACCGGCCGCGCGGCCTTCGGCGGTGGGGGGCAGCACAAAGGTGGCTTCGGACAGGTTGGTCCAGTTCGTGAACGCCTGCATGGCTTCGGTGGACAGGTCCGTGCCGTCCAGCACCACGGCCAGCGGGTTGCCACGGTAGGCGGTGGCGGTGAACACATCGACTTGCTGGAAGGGGCGGTGGCGCATGGTGGTCAGTTCCTTAGGGACAAAACATGGTGAAACGGGGCCGGGCACGCCGGGGGCAGACCGGGCGCAAGGCCGGGGTTTTTTCGGGGTCTGGTGGCCCGGCGTCCAGGGGGAGGCCGAGGAAAAAAATCAGCCGCTGGGGCGGGAGGCTGTCGGGTTGAGGGTGGTCATAGCAGCACCGTGCCTTCAATGCAGGTGACAGCACGGCCACCCACCCAGATCTGATGGCTGTCGTCCTGGCGGATATGCACCCGGCCCGCACGGCCCAGGCACTCGCCTTGGGCCACCAAGTAGCTGCTTGGTGCCAGGCCGTCGGCAATCAGCCATTCGGCCAGGCTGGCATTGAGGGTGCCGGTGACGGGGTCTTCGGGGTTGCCCATGGGGGCGGCAAAGGCCCGCACTACCGCGCCGGGTTGTGCCGTATTGCTGGCCGCAGGGCTGACATGAATCACGCCCACGTCCTGGCCCAGGTCTTTCAGGCGGGCATGGTCGGGGTGCAGGCCCAGCACGGTGTCGGCGCTGTCGAGCAGCAGGCCCAGCCAGACGGGCCCGTTGTCGAGCAATTGCGCGCCCAGGATCTGTTGTGGGCGCAAGCCCAGGGCGCTGGCGATCAGCGGCACCAAGGCGGGGCTGGGGGCACTGCGCCGCAGGGGCGGAGCGGCAAAGGCCAGGGTGTCATTCGCCTGCGCGATGCGTACCAGGCCCAGCGCACACTCCTGGATCACCATGCCCGGCTGGCGGGGTGTGTGGCCGGCCTGCAGCCACGCATGGCAGGTGCCCAGCGTGGGATGGCCTGCAAAAGGCAACTCGCCACTGGGGCTGAAGATGCGCAAGCGGTAGTCGGCGCCCGTAGAACGCCCGGCTTCGGTCGGGGGCAGCAGAAAGGTGGTTTCCGACAGGTTGGTCCAGGCAGCAAAGCGGCGCATGTCGCTGTCGCTCAGGCCGTCGGCATCCAGCACCACGGCCACGGGGTTGCCGTAGCCGGGGCGGTCGCTGAACACATCGATTTGCTTGAAGGGGCGCTGGTGCATGGTGGGCGCTGGGTCAGGAGAGTGGCTGGTCCAACACGCCCCGTGCGCCGGGGCGTGTGCTGACCATGTTGTACCACCGCTCCAGGTGCGGCCGCGCCGGGCGTGCCTGGGGCAGGCCCCACCAGCGGTGGATCTCGCAGCCCACGGGGATATCGGCCATGGTGAAGCGCTCGCCCGCCATGTACGGTTGGCGCGCCAGGTGGGCATCCAGCATCGCCAGCAGGGGCTCGGTGGTCGCCACCGACGCCGCAATCAGTGCATCGTTGCGCTGTGCCGCAGGTGTGCGTATCCACTGGATGAAAGCATCGCGTCCGGCGGGGTTCAGTGTGGTCTGCTGCCAGTCCATCCACTGTTCGCCCACACAGCGTGTGGGCAGGTCCTCGGGGTACAGGTCGCCCGGCGAATGCCGGGCACACAGGTAGCGCACGATGGGGTTGGACTCCCACAGCGTCACACCCGTGTCCTCATCTTCGATCAGGGGCACCAGGCCGTTGGGATTGAGGCTCAGGTAGCGCGCCTCGCGCACCACGCCGTACTGGCCGCCCGCATCGGTGCGCTGCAGTGTGATACCCAGTTCCTGCGCGGCCCACACCACCTTGCGCACGTTGATGGACGACAGGCGCCCCCAGAGCCTCAGCATGTTGAATCAACTTTCATGGCGCGTTGCACGAACCGTGACGTATGAAGCTGGCGCGGCCCGGCCAGCGGCCCCGCAAGGGCCGCCAAGCGGTGGATGCGGCGCAGCGCCACAGGGGTGTTCACTTGCTTTCGCGGATGGCAGCTGCCAACGCGGCGATGCCGGTGGCGATCTGTTCCACCGATGCGGTGACGAACGACAGGCGCAGCGTGCGCTGGTCGGCGTTGTCGGCATAAAACGCGGCGCCGGGCACAAAGGCCACGTTGCGGTCCACCGCTTTGGGCAGCAGTTCGATGGCGCTCATGCCTTCGGGCAGGCGCAGCCACAGGAACATGCCGCCGTCGGGGCGGTTCCACTGCACGCCCAGGCCCTGCATTTCATGGGTCAATGCAGTCAGCATGGCTTCGCACTGCTGCTTGTACAGCGTGCGGATGGTGGGCACATGGCGGTCCAGGAAGTTGCCCTTCATCACCTCGGCCACCAGGCGCTGGTTGTAGCCGGGCGTGTGCAGGTCGGCGGCCTGCTTGGCCTGCAGCAGCTTGGGGTACACCGCCTTGGGTGCCACCACAAAACCCAGGCGCAGGCCAGGGGCCAGCACCTTGGAGAACGAGCCCATGTAGATGCAGCCTTCGGGGTTGCGGGCCGTGAGTGGTGCGGGTGGCGGAGCGTCAAACCACAGGTCGCCGTAAGGGTTGTCTTCGACCAGGGGCAGGTTCAGCTCGGCCGCCGCTTGTACCAGCGCAGCGCGGCGCGCGTCGCTCATGGTGCGGCCGGTGGGGTTCTGGAAGTTGGGTAACACGTACAAAAAGCGTGCCTTGTTGGCACCCGTGCCCACTTTGGCTTTCAGGTCGTCGATGAGCACGCCTTCATCGTCGCTGGCCACGGACACCACGTTGGGCTCCATGGGCGTGAAGGCCTGCAGCGCGCCCAGGTAGGTGGGGGTTTCGACCAGCACGCGGCTGTTTTCGTCGATCAGCACCTTGGCGATCAGGTCCAGCGCTTGTTGTGATCCGGTGGTGATGAGCACCTGCTCGGGATCCACATTCCACGGCAAAAAGTCGGCAATGGCCTGGCGCAGCGGGGCAAAACCTTCGCTGGCGGCGTATTGCAGGGCGGCCGGGCCGTCGTTGGCCAGCACGGCAGCTGATGCAGCAGCGAAGGCCGATACGGGGAAGGTCTTGGGCGAGGGCAGGCCGCCCGCCAGGCTGATGATGCCGGGCTTTTCCGTGACCTTGAGGATTTCGCGGATGACCGATGGGTTCATGCGCTCGGCGCGGCGCGCCAGGGTCCAGGTGCTGGTGGGCAGGTCGTTCAGTTTCACTCTCGTTCTCCTAGGGGTGGTGTGCAGGTGGCCACCCAACGTTGCAAAGTCATCAGAAAAAATAAGTAACCCGTGCCAAAAACCTGTGCACGGGCATCAGTCCACGACAAACAGGGTGGCACCCTGGGGCGCTGTGGACCGGTGTGGTTCCGCATTGTCCGCCACCTGGTAGCTCATACCGGGTGTCAGGGTGAACTGGCGGCCGTCGGCCAGCTCGGTGTGCAATTCTCCGCTCAGGCACAGCAGCACATGGCCCTTGGTACACCAGTGGTCCGACACATAGCCGGGCGTGTACTCGACCATGCGCACGCGCATGTCGCCCCACTGCTGCGTGCGCCAGAAGGCCTGGCCCGCTTGCGCGCCTTTTTCTTCGCGGGGCAGTGTGGTCCAGTCGGTGGTGCCAAACGGAATGTGGTTCATCTTCATGGGACGGGTCTTTCGGCGGTGTGCACGGGCATCTTCTTGCCAGCAAACACCGTGGCGATCACTGCGATGGCAAACACCAGGGTGGTGGCATCCAGGTGCTCGCCCAGCAGCGGCACGGCAAAAAGCAGGCTCAGAAAAGGCTGTATGAGCTGGATCTGGCTCACCCTTACAGCACCCAGCGCCAGGGCGCGGTACCAGGCAAAAAAGCCGATCCACATCGAAAACAGGGCCACATAGGTGAAGCCCATCCAGCCCATGGCGCTGATCGCCGACGGTGTTGCCGGTGCAAACCACCACGCGATAGGCAGGGTCAGTGGCAGGCAACACGCCAGCACCCAGCAAATGGCCTGCTCGGCGCCCAGGCGCGGCGTGAGGCGTGCCCCGCCGATGTAGCCCAAGGCGCCAGTGGTCATGGCGATCAGTAGATAGATGTTGGCAGCGCCCAGGTACAACCCCCCCGCGCGCCACACCATGAAGCCAAGTACCAGGCCGCTGCCCAAAACCGCGCAAGCCCAGAAGCCCGTGGATGGGCGCTGCCGAAACCACAGCGCTCCCAGCACCGCGGTAGACAGCGGCAGCAGCGCCGTGACGACAGCGCCGTGGGTGCTGGGCACATGGCGTAGCGCCAGTGCGAGGAACAGCGGGAACCCAACGATCACTCCAAAAGCGGTGACACCCAGCAAGGGCCACTCTGTCTTCACCGGAACATTGAGGCGCCCACGGGACCGCTGCCACAGCAGGTAACCGATGGACAGCAACCCTGCCACGGCGGCACGGCCAAAGGTGACGAACCAAGGAGACAGCTGGGGCGCGTCGGCAGGGCCGACTGCAAGGCGCGTCATGGGCAGGGTGGCGGCAAAAAGGGTCACGCCCACCAGGCCCCAGAGCAGGGCTTCTTTTTCCTGGGCGCGGTTCATAGCGTGAGCATCCAGTACGCAGTGAGCACCAGCACCAGGGCCAGGGCCCGGTTGAACCACAGCAGCCTTGCGCCCTGCGCCAGCCAATGGCGCAGCAGCGAACCCACCAGTGCGTAGACAAAATTGCTGGTGAACGCAAACACCATCATCACGCCGCAGATGATCACCAGGCGCTCGCCCGGGTTGGAGGCCGGCTGGCCGGCTGCATTGACCACCCAGCCAGCGCTCAGTGTGAGGGCCAGCATCCAGGCCTTGATGTTGACGAACTGCAGGCCCACGCCTTGCCAGAAGGTCACGTTCAGGCGCGTGGTGTCGATGTCGGCCATCTTGCCCGCGCGGCTGAGCTTGAACGCCAGCCAGAGCATGTAAGCCACGCCCAGCAGCGTCACTGCCCAGCGCAGGGCGGGCACGCCGGTGATGAGCGCGCCCAGGCCCAGGCCGCTGCCCAGCATCAGCAGTGTCCAGCCCGCAGGCACGGCCAAGCAAAACCGCAGCGCGCGTCTGAGGCCCAGGTTGGCCGCCAGCGCGGTGGACAAGGTGGTGTTGGGCCCCGGCGAGAAACTCATGGCGGTGCAAAACAGCAGCAGGGCGGTGAGTTCGGCAGTGCTCATGGTGGGGTGGCTCGGGGAAGGGCTTGCGGCTTGTGTGTGTTCAATGTAATCTTGCAAACCAATACATCACCAGTACAGTCTGTCAGCGCAGTGCTGAATCTGTATTGGTTGCGAAGACAGTACACAGCCCAGAGCCTTTGCCATGCTGATGAAATCCCCCACCCAGTCGCTCACCGAGCAGTTGTCTGCCCGAATCTCCGAGCGCATCCGCAACCGCCTGCTGGCGCCCGGTGCGCGCTTGCCGTCGGTGCGCCAGTGTGCGCAGCAAAACGGAGTGAGCCCGTCCACCGTGGTGGCGGCCTACGACCAGCTGCTGGCGCAGGGGCTGGTGGAAGCGCGCAAAAACCGGGGCTTCTTCGTGCGCGAAAGTGCTCGCGCGGTAGGCGCAGCCGACGACGAAACCCACCCCGTGGACCCTGCCCAGGAGAGTGCCGCCGCCAACTGGAGCACCGCCCATTGGTTTGCCGCGCGTGCCGCAGGGCGGGGGGGGCGAAGCGTATCGCCCGTGAATGCCACGGCGCTGATCCGGGGCATGTTCCACAAGGTCAGCGACAAGCCACAGCCCGGCATGGGCGTGTTTCCACCGCAGTGGCTGGAGTCCACCTTCATGCCCGCAGCGGTGCGCAAGGTGACCAGCTCGCGCAGCCTGCAGGATTTTTCGCTGCAGTACGGAGAGCCTTTGGGCGACGCGGGCCTGCGCCGCCTGCTGGCCAAGAAGCTGGCCACGCTCAACGTGCACACAGTGCCCGAGCACATCATCACCACCGTGGGGGCCACCCATGCGCTCGACATCGTGAGCCGCACGCTGCTGCGCCCGGGCGACCCGGTGATGGTCGAAGAGCCGGGTTGGGCCGTGGAGTTTGCGCGCCTGGCCGCCTTGGGCATGCACATCCTGCCCGTGCCTCGCCGCGCTGACGGGCCCGACCTGGAGGTGATGGCCAAATACTGCGAGGTGCACAAGCCCAAGCTCTACGTGAGCGTGAGCGTGTTCCACAACCCCACCGGCTACTGCCTCACGCCGGGCAGCGCACACCGCATCCTGCAACTGGCCAACCAGCACAATTTCCATGTCGTGGAGGACGACACCTACAGCCACATTGCGCCCGAGCACGCCACGCGGTTGACCGCGCTCGACGGCCTGCAGCGCACCATCTACGTGAGTGGTTTTGCCAAGATCCTGGCCCCCAACTGGCGCATTGGTTACCTGGCCGCGCCACCCGCGCTGGTGGAGCAGTTGCTCGATACCAAGTTGCTGGCCACGCTGACCACGCCGGCCTTGCTCGAAAAAGCCCTGGCGCTGTGCATCGAGCAGGGGCAGCTGCGGCGCCATGCCGAACGCATCCGTACCCGGCTGGATGCGGCGCGCGCGCGCAGCGTCAAGTTGGCAATGAGCGCTGGCTGCACTTTTGCCGCCGAGCCCGTGGGGCTGTTTGGCTGGGTGGAGACGGGGGTGGACACCGATGCGCTGTCGCAGCGCATGCTCGATGAGGGCTACCTGCTGGCACCCGGTGCGCTGTTCCATGCAGAGCGCAAGCCCAGCACGCTGATGCGCATCAACTTCGCCACCACGCAGGATGCAGCGTTCTGGCGCACTTTTGAGCGCGTGCGATCAGAGCAGGGGCGGTGAGCGCCGGGCCCGGGGCCCCGATGTGTCAGCGACCGGCGGGCGGTCGTTCTACCTCCAGGTCGGACAGCACGCGCAGCAAGGCACGGTTGACCTCTTCCAGGTCCAGCTCGAAGGTTTCGCACAGCTGCCGGATGGCGCTGGCGTCATCGGTTTCCAGCGCGCAGGCCATCTGAAGGCCGCTGGTGTAGGGACCTGTGCGCAGCACGGTGGCATCGTAGATACGCTCGGACAAGGGCAGGCGACGCAGGATGGTGCCCAGCGGTTCCCCGAGCAACTCATCGAGCTGCGAGAGCAAGCCACACAGATAAATTTCACGGCGCAGGTCGTTCTCGATCCCTGCGTCCAGTAGCCGGGCAGTGAGCT includes:
- a CDS encoding DHCW motif cupin fold protein, with the translated sequence MKMNHIPFGTTDWTTLPREEKGAQAGQAFWRTQQWGDMRVRMVEYTPGYVSDHWCTKGHVLLCLSGELHTELADGRQFTLTPGMSYQVADNAEPHRSTAPQGATLFVVD
- a CDS encoding DMT family transporter; translated protein: MNRAQEKEALLWGLVGVTLFAATLPMTRLAVGPADAPQLSPWFVTFGRAAVAGLLSIGYLLWQRSRGRLNVPVKTEWPLLGVTAFGVIVGFPLFLALALRHVPSTHGAVVTALLPLSTAVLGALWFRQRPSTGFWACAVLGSGLVLGFMVWRAGGLYLGAANIYLLIAMTTGALGYIGGARLTPRLGAEQAICWVLACCLPLTLPIAWWFAPATPSAISAMGWMGFTYVALFSMWIGFFAWYRALALGAVRVSQIQLIQPFLSLLFAVPLLGEHLDATTLVFAIAVIATVFAGKKMPVHTAERPVP
- a CDS encoding LysE family translocator yields the protein MSTAELTALLLFCTAMSFSPGPNTTLSTALAANLGLRRALRFCLAVPAGWTLLMLGSGLGLGALITGVPALRWAVTLLGVAYMLWLAFKLSRAGKMADIDTTRLNVTFWQGVGLQFVNIKAWMLALTLSAGWVVNAAGQPASNPGERLVIICGVMMVFAFTSNFVYALVGSLLRHWLAQGARLLWFNRALALVLVLTAYWMLTL
- a CDS encoding PLP-dependent aminotransferase family protein, with protein sequence MLMKSPTQSLTEQLSARISERIRNRLLAPGARLPSVRQCAQQNGVSPSTVVAAYDQLLAQGLVEARKNRGFFVRESARAVGAADDETHPVDPAQESAAANWSTAHWFAARAAGRGGRSVSPVNATALIRGMFHKVSDKPQPGMGVFPPQWLESTFMPAAVRKVTSSRSLQDFSLQYGEPLGDAGLRRLLAKKLATLNVHTVPEHIITTVGATHALDIVSRTLLRPGDPVMVEEPGWAVEFARLAALGMHILPVPRRADGPDLEVMAKYCEVHKPKLYVSVSVFHNPTGYCLTPGSAHRILQLANQHNFHVVEDDTYSHIAPEHATRLTALDGLQRTIYVSGFAKILAPNWRIGYLAAPPALVEQLLDTKLLATLTTPALLEKALALCIEQGQLRRHAERIRTRLDAARARSVKLAMSAGCTFAAEPVGLFGWVETGVDTDALSQRMLDEGYLLAPGALFHAERKPSTLMRINFATTQDAAFWRTFERVRSEQGR